In Gambusia affinis linkage group LG06, SWU_Gaff_1.0, whole genome shotgun sequence, one DNA window encodes the following:
- the LOC122832707 gene encoding P2Y purinoceptor 14-like: MDLFNCSKLSTNKPSSSTVFTNQVLPSFYIVLFVVGVVLNGMAAWIFFRVPADSALVVYLKNMVVADLLMLLSFPVRVAVKMGFNSCHLWIFNCQFNAVLFYMSMYVGMLFIGYISLERYVKISQHVSSSTSSSSLKTKCSGVSDLNLMQNTTFARVLAVLTWGLLFLYSAPNAMLATWPTKDHNFTKCMELKTPLGAQWHRVSVLINMSLFWVTLLIVGFSYTFIAYQVYKTYRCMRRDSRGIYRNSNRNIFSILAVFFVCFVPYHICRVPYTMSQMSSSSFSEGTSILLHQIKEGTLFLSATNVCLDPLIYFLMCRNFRKSLIRKLSSKKRRKPRSTNQSLSNM, from the coding sequence ATGGACCTCTTTAACTGCTCCAAGCTCTCCACCAACAAACCCAGCAGTAGCACTGTCTTCACCAACCAGGTCCTCCCGTCGTTTTACATCGTCCTCTTCGTTGTGGGTGTGGTGCTAAATGGCATGGCCGCCTGGATCTTCTTCAGAGTCCCAGCAGATTCTGCTCTGGTGGTCTACCTGAAGAACATGGTGGTGGCCGACCTCCTCATGCTGCTCTCCTTCCCTGTCAGGGTGGCGGTGAAAATGGGCTTCAACAGCTGCCACCTTTGGATTTTCAACTGCCAATTCAATGCCGTGCTCTTCTACATGTCCATGTATGTAGGAATGCTCTTCATAGGCTACATCAGCCTTGAGCGCTATGTCAAGATTTCCCAACATGTATCTTCCTCCACAAGCTCCTCCTCcttaaagacaaaatgtagTGGAGTGTCTGATCTAAATCTTATGCAGAACACCACCTTTGCACGGGTTCTGGCGGTCCTCACCTGGGGTCTCCTCTTCTTATACTCTGCACCCAACGCCATGCTGGCAACCTGGCCAACCAAAGACCATAACTTCACAAAATGCATGGAGCTGAAGACGCCACTTGGTGCCCAGTGGCACAGAGTATCCGTCCTTATTAACATGTCTCTATTCTGGGTAACACTACTCATCGTAGGCTTCTCCTACACCTTCATAGCTTACCAGGTCTACAAGACGTACCGCTGCATGCGGCGCGACAGCAGGGGCATCTACCGGAACTCCAACCGCAACATCTTCAGCATTCTGGCAGTGTTCTTTGTCTGCTTTGTGCCGTATCACATCTGCCGCGTGCCTTACACCATGAGCCAGATGTCATCATCAAGCTTCAGTGAAGGTACCAGTATCCTGCTTCATCAGATCAAAGAGGGAACTCTATTCCTGTCGGCGACGAATGTCTGCCTAGACCCCCTGATCTACTTCCTAATGTGTCGAAACTTCAGAAAGTCACTTATAAGAAAACTGTCCAGTAAAAAGAGGAGGAAACCTcggtcaaccaatcagagtctgAGCAACATGTAG
- the LOC122832708 gene encoding P2Y purinoceptor 14-like → MEILNSSNPTNRSNFHSIFTQEVLPPFYIAIFVLGLCLNVVAAWIFFRVPADSGLVVYLKNMVVADLLMLLSFPFRVLDYLGYKSLDLNVIRCRYTDVLFYFSMYVGILFIGFISLERYVKVVCHSPSSSTIPSFRSRFSVVSVLQHIQRATFARVLALLTWSLLFLCCVPNTILTSNLHKKNTTGCTEMKTPLGQEWHKVSSHISVSLFWVTLVIVTFCYTSIARQVCKTYRHTRRDNTNIYRKSNRSIFSILVVFFICFVPYHVCRVPFTLSQFSHSGFRSDVKFWLFQIKEGTLFLSAMNVCLDPVIYFLMCGTFRKSLLRKMSLRARRKSLTTAQSLSNI, encoded by the coding sequence ATGGAGATCCTCAATTCGTCTAACCCCACCAACCGGTCCAACTTTCACAGCATCTTCACCCAGGAGGTCCTTCCCCCTTTCTACATCGCCATCTTCGTTCTGGGCCTGTGTCTAAATGTTGTGGCCGCCTGGATCTTCTTCAGAGTCCCAGCAGACTCTGGTCTGGTGGTCTACCTGAAGAACATGGTGGTGGCCGACCTGCTCATGCTGCTCTCCTTCCCCTTCAGGGTGCTTGATTACTTGGGTTATAAGAGTTTGGACCTCAATGTGATCAGGTGTCGCTACACCGACGTACTCTTCTACTTCTCCATGTATGTTGGAATCCTCTTCATTGGCTTCATCAGCCTTGAGCGCTACGTCAAGGTTGTTTGCCActccccttcctcctccaccaTCCCTTCCTTCAGGTCCAGATTCAGTGTTGTGTCTGTGCTACAGCATATACAGAGGGCCACCTTTGCCCGGGTTCTGGCGCTCCTCACATGGAGCCTGCTCTTCCTGTGTTGTGTCCCCAATACCATATTGACAAGCAATCttcacaagaaaaacacaacaggatgTACGGAAATGAAGACACCACTGGGCCAGGAGTGGCACAAAGTCTCAAGCCATATCAGCGTGTCCTTGTTCTGGGTGACACTTGTTATTGTGACTTTCTGCTACACATCAATCGCTCGCCAGGTGTGCAAGACGTACCGCCACACGCGTCGCGACAACACCAACATCTACCGCAAGTCCAACCGCAGCATCTTCAGCATCCTGGTGGTGTTCTTCATCTGCTTTGTGCCGTACCACGTCTGCCGCGTGCCGTTCACTCTGAGTCAGTTCAGCCATTCAGGTTTCCGCTCAGATGTCAAATTTTGGCTTTTCCAGATTAAGGAGGGAACACTCTTCTTGTCTGCAATGAATGTCTGTCTCGATCCCGTGATCTACTTCCTGATGTGTGGGACTTTCAGAAAGTCCCTACTGAGGAAAATGTCATTGAGAGCGAGGAGGAAGTCACTTACCACTGCTCAGAGTCTTAGCAACATCTAG
- the LOC122832634 gene encoding P2Y purinoceptor 14-like isoform X1, which translates to MKAGMEILNSSNPTNRSNFHSIFTQEVLPPFYIAIFVLGLCLNVVAAWIFFRVPADSGLVVYLKNMVVADLLMLLSFPFRVLDYLGYKSLDLDVIRCRYTAVLFYFSMYVGILFIGFISLERYVKVVCHSPSSSTIPSFRSRFSVVSVLQHIQRVTFARVLALLTWSLLFLCCVPNTILTSNLHKKNTTVCIEMKTPLGQEWHKVSSHISVSLFWVTLVIVTFCYTSIARQVCKTYRHTRRDSTNICHKSNRSIFSILVVFFICFVPYHVCRVPFTLSQFSHSGFRSDVKFWLFQIKEGTLFLSAMNVCLDPVIYFLMCGTFRKSLLRKMSLRARRKSLTTAQSLSNIEEKRTRSQSQRNV; encoded by the exons ATGAAGGCTG GAATGGAGATCCTCAATTCGTCTAACCCCACCAACCGGTCCAACTTTCACAGCATCTTCACCCAGGAGGTCCTTCCCCCTTTCTACATCGCCATCTTCGTTCTGGGCCTGTGTCTAAATGTTGTGGCCGCCTGGATCTTCTTCAGAGTCCCAGCAGACTCTGGTCTGGTGGTCTACCTGAAGAACATGGTGGTGGCCGACCTGCTCATGCTGCTCTCCTTCCCCTTCAGGGTGCTTGATTACTTGGGTTATAAGAGTTTGGACCTCGATGTGATCAGGTGTCGCTATACAGCCGTACTCTTCTACTTCTCCATGTATGTTGGAATCCTCTTCATTGGCTTCATCAGCCTTGAGCGCTACGTCAAGGTTGTTTGCCActccccttcctcctccaccaTCCCTTCCTTCAGGTCCAGATTCAGTGTTGTGTCTGTGCTACAGCATATACAGAGGGTCACCTTTGCCCGGGTTCTGGCGCTCCTCACATGGAGCCTGCTCTTCCTGTGTTGTGTCCCCAATACCATATTGACAAGCAATCttcacaagaaaaacacaacagtatGTATTGAAATGAAGACACCACTGGGCCAGGAGTGGCACAAAGTCTCAAGCCATATCAGCGTGTCCTTGTTCTGGGTGACACTTGTTATTGTGACTTTCTGCTACACATCAATCGCTCGCCAGGTGTGCAAGACGTACCGCCACACGCGTCGCGACAGCACCAACATCTGCCACAAGTCCAACCGCAGCATCTTCAGCATCCTGGTGGTGTTCTTCATCTGCTTTGTGCCGTACCACGTCTGCCGCGTGCCGTTCACTCTGAGTCAGTTCAGCCATTCAGGTTTCCGCTCAGATGTCAAATTTTGGCTTTTCCAGATTAAGGAGGGAACACTCTTCTTGTCTGCGATGAATGTCTGTCTCGACCCCGTGATCTACTTTCTGATGTGTGGGACTTTCAGAAAGTCCCTACTGAGGAAAATGTCATTGAGAGCGAGGAGGAAGTCACTTACCACTGCTCAGAGTCTTAGCAACATCGAGGAGAAGAGGACAAGGagtcaaagtcaaagaaatGTGTAG
- the LOC122832634 gene encoding P2Y purinoceptor 14-like isoform X2 gives MEILNSSNPTNRSNFHSIFTQEVLPPFYIAIFVLGLCLNVVAAWIFFRVPADSGLVVYLKNMVVADLLMLLSFPFRVLDYLGYKSLDLDVIRCRYTAVLFYFSMYVGILFIGFISLERYVKVVCHSPSSSTIPSFRSRFSVVSVLQHIQRVTFARVLALLTWSLLFLCCVPNTILTSNLHKKNTTVCIEMKTPLGQEWHKVSSHISVSLFWVTLVIVTFCYTSIARQVCKTYRHTRRDSTNICHKSNRSIFSILVVFFICFVPYHVCRVPFTLSQFSHSGFRSDVKFWLFQIKEGTLFLSAMNVCLDPVIYFLMCGTFRKSLLRKMSLRARRKSLTTAQSLSNIEEKRTRSQSQRNV, from the coding sequence ATGGAGATCCTCAATTCGTCTAACCCCACCAACCGGTCCAACTTTCACAGCATCTTCACCCAGGAGGTCCTTCCCCCTTTCTACATCGCCATCTTCGTTCTGGGCCTGTGTCTAAATGTTGTGGCCGCCTGGATCTTCTTCAGAGTCCCAGCAGACTCTGGTCTGGTGGTCTACCTGAAGAACATGGTGGTGGCCGACCTGCTCATGCTGCTCTCCTTCCCCTTCAGGGTGCTTGATTACTTGGGTTATAAGAGTTTGGACCTCGATGTGATCAGGTGTCGCTATACAGCCGTACTCTTCTACTTCTCCATGTATGTTGGAATCCTCTTCATTGGCTTCATCAGCCTTGAGCGCTACGTCAAGGTTGTTTGCCActccccttcctcctccaccaTCCCTTCCTTCAGGTCCAGATTCAGTGTTGTGTCTGTGCTACAGCATATACAGAGGGTCACCTTTGCCCGGGTTCTGGCGCTCCTCACATGGAGCCTGCTCTTCCTGTGTTGTGTCCCCAATACCATATTGACAAGCAATCttcacaagaaaaacacaacagtatGTATTGAAATGAAGACACCACTGGGCCAGGAGTGGCACAAAGTCTCAAGCCATATCAGCGTGTCCTTGTTCTGGGTGACACTTGTTATTGTGACTTTCTGCTACACATCAATCGCTCGCCAGGTGTGCAAGACGTACCGCCACACGCGTCGCGACAGCACCAACATCTGCCACAAGTCCAACCGCAGCATCTTCAGCATCCTGGTGGTGTTCTTCATCTGCTTTGTGCCGTACCACGTCTGCCGCGTGCCGTTCACTCTGAGTCAGTTCAGCCATTCAGGTTTCCGCTCAGATGTCAAATTTTGGCTTTTCCAGATTAAGGAGGGAACACTCTTCTTGTCTGCGATGAATGTCTGTCTCGACCCCGTGATCTACTTTCTGATGTGTGGGACTTTCAGAAAGTCCCTACTGAGGAAAATGTCATTGAGAGCGAGGAGGAAGTCACTTACCACTGCTCAGAGTCTTAGCAACATCGAGGAGAAGAGGACAAGGagtcaaagtcaaagaaatGTGTAG
- the shkbp1 gene encoding SH3KBP1-binding protein 1 isoform X1 — translation MSSPVKSGDIIHLNVGGKRFSTSRQTLTWVPDSFFSSLLSGRISTLKDDEGAIFIDRDPSLFAPILNFLRSKELYPRSINVHMLMHEAEFYGITPLVRKLQLCDELDRSSCGNVLFNGYLPPPVYPAKRRNRHSVAGSQFMAGRAGPAERAPVRRSNTMPPNLGNAGLLGRTGAEDRTSAGGSSDPGMVRIICGHHNWIAVAYAQFVVCYRMKESTGWQQVFTSPRLDCVIDRVALNAKVLGGSLGDNDKMVAVASVTEIILWSICPDGNGNEIGVFSLNVPAEALFFVGNQLIATSHTGKVGVWNAVTKHWQNQDVVPISSYDTAGSFLILGCNNGSIYYIDVQKFPLRMKDNDLLVTELYRDPTEDAITALSVYLTPKTSDSGNWIEIAYGTSSGTVRVIVQHPETVGSGPQLFQTFSVHRSPVTKIMLSEKHLISVCADNNHVRTWTVTRFRGMISTQPGSTPLTSFKILSLDDVDGHGGCSAGTEIGPYGERDDQQVFIQRVVPDTDKLYVRLSSNGKRVCEVRSVDGTSITAFMVHECEGSSRIGSRPRRYLFSGHGNGSIQMWDLTTAMEIAGKVDIRALGGPTEEELLELLDQCDLALTRTPDSTPRASTCSLHSQVSDSFRADRFRGSPGASGSSTSLSGSLPRQTPPPAPLNRLPRDAAPSASFQGLYGPFHLQGPAHHQSPSPQVPRYHPERDREAVRRGSFVERCQELAKGPEAAASSAFGTPPWSEGMRRSVAVCSELEARFSLRTPTSFTVSPGARYTPGTPSSMSASPLSSSSHRRATPTSPTSPASSIPSPSRSMTPASPRRGAAASPVDAAATPESPESPEATGVAAPSSPKPHMNETSF, via the exons ATGTCTTCCCCGGTGAAGAGTGGGGATATTATCCACCTAAATGTCGGTGGGAAGAG GTTCAGTACCTCCAGACAGACGCTCACCTGGGTTCCTGACTCCTTCTTCTCCAG CCTGCTGAGCGGCCGCATCTCCACCCTGAAAGATGACGAAGGAGCC ATCTTCATCGACCGCGACCCGTCGCTCTTCGCTCCCATCCTTAACTTCCTGCGCAGCAAAGAGCTGTACCCGCGCTCCATCAACGTGCACATGCTCATGCACGAGGCCGAGTTCTACGGGATCACGCCGCTGG tgcgaaagctgcagctgtgtgaCGAGTTGGACCGGTCCTCCTGCGGAAACGTTCTGTTCAACGGATACCTGCCTCCCCCAG TGTACCCAGCGAAGCGTCGGAACCGCCACAGCGTGGCCGGGTCTCAGTTCATggcgggccgggccgggccggcgGAGCGGGCGCCGGTCCGACGCAGCAACACGATGCCGCCCAACCTGGGGAACGCCGGGCTTCTGGGCCGGACCGGCGCCGAGGACAGGACGTCTGCAG GAGGATCGTCGGATCCCGGCATGGTCCGGATCATCTGCGGCCATCACAACTGGATCGCCGTGGCGTACGCTCAGTTTGTCGTCTGCTACAG GATGAAGGAATCCACCGGCTGGCAGCAGGTCTTCACCTCGCCGCGCCTCGACTGCGTGATCGACAGAGTCGCCCTCAACGCCAAAGTGTTGGGCGGGTCGCTGGGAGACAACGACAAGATGGTGGCCGTCGCCTCGGTGACGGAAATCATCCTCTGGTCCATCTGTCCCGACGGCAACGGGAACGAAATCG GCGTCTTCAGCCTCAACGTTCCGGCCGAGGCGCTCTTCTTCGTTGGTAACCAGCTGATCGCGACCAGCCACACTGGGAAGGTCGGTGTCTGGAACGCCGTCACCAAGCACTGGCAG AACCAGGATGTTGTTCCCATCAGCAGCTACGACACGGCCGGATCCTTCCTCATCCTGGGCTGCAACAACGGATCCATCTACTACATCG ACGTTCAGAAGTTCCCTCTGAGGATGAAGGACAACGACCTGCTGGTGACGGAGCTCTACAGGGACCCGACCGAGGACGCCATCACCGCCCTGAGTGTCTACCTAACCCCCAAAACCA GTGACAGCGGGAACTGGATCGAGATCGCGTACGGAACCAGTTCTGGTACGGTCCGGGTCATCGTCCAGCATCCGGAGACGGTCGGATCCGGTCCGCAGCTCTTCCAGACCTTCTCCGTCCACCGCAGTCCCGTCACCAAGATCATGCTCTCTGAGAAGCATCTCATCTCAG TCTGTGCGGACAACAACCACGTTCGGACCTGGACTGTGACCCGGTTCCGAGGGATGATCTCCACCCAGCCCGGGTCCACTCCGCTCACCTCCTTCAAGATCCTGAGTCTGGACGACGTGGACGGACACGGCGGCTGCAGCGCCGGAACCGAGATCG GTCCGTACGGGGAGCGGGACGACCAGCAGGTGTTCATCCAGAGAGTTGTTCCGGACACGGATAAGCTCTACGTCCGGCTGTCGTCAAACGGGAAGAG GGTGTGCGAGGTCCGGTCGGTGGACGGGACGTCCATCACAGCCTTCATGGTCCACGAGTGCGAGGGCTCGAGTCGCATTGGCTCGCGTCCGCGCCGCTACCTGTTCAGCGGCCACGGCAATGGCAGCATCCAGATGTGGGACCTGACCACGGCCATGGAGATCGCCGGGAAGGTCGACATCAGAG CTCTGGGCGGGCCGacggaggaggagctgctggagctgctggaccAGTGTGACCTGGCTCTGACTCGGACGCCCGACAGCACGCCCAGGGCCTCCACCTGCAG CCTCCACTCTCAAGTCAGCGACAGTTTCCGGGCCGACCGTTTCCGCGGTTCGCCCGGAGCGTCGGGGTCCTCCACCTCGCTGAGCGGCAGCCTCCCTCGGCAGACTCCGCCCCCGGCTCCACTCAACAGACTGCCCAGAGACGCCGCCCCCTCTGCCAGCTTTCAGGGCCTTTATGGCCCCTTCCACCTCCAGGGTCCCGCCCACCATCAGAGCCCGAGCCCCCAGGTGCCTCGGTACCACCCGGAGCGAGACCGGGAGGCAGTCCGGCGCGGCAGCTTCGTGGAGCGCTGCCAGGAACTGGCCAAGGGCCCCGAGGCGGCGGCCAGCTCGGCCTTCGGCACGCCGCCGTGGTCGGAGGGCATGAGGCGCAGCGTGGCGGTCTGCAGCGAGCTGGAGGCCAGGTTCAGCCTGCGGACCCCCACCAGCTTCACTGTGTCTCCCGGAGCCCGCTACACCCCAGGGACACCGTCCTCCATGTCCGCCTCccctctgtcctcctcctcGCACCGCAGGGCCACGCCCACCTCGCCCACTAGCCCTGCCTCCTCTATCCCCAGTCCAAGCCGCTCCATGACCCCTGCGTCCCCTCGCCGTGGCGCTGCGGCGTCGCCCGTTGATGCGGCGGCAACACCAGAGAGTCCGGAGAGTCCAGAGGCAACCGGAGTGGCGGCGCCGTCCAGCCCCAAACCACACATGAACGAGACCAGCTTCTGA
- the shkbp1 gene encoding SH3KBP1-binding protein 1 isoform X2 has protein sequence MLMHEAEFYGITPLVRKLQLCDELDRSSCGNVLFNGYLPPPVYPAKRRNRHSVAGSQFMAGRAGPAERAPVRRSNTMPPNLGNAGLLGRTGAEDRTSAGGSSDPGMVRIICGHHNWIAVAYAQFVVCYRMKESTGWQQVFTSPRLDCVIDRVALNAKVLGGSLGDNDKMVAVASVTEIILWSICPDGNGNEIGVFSLNVPAEALFFVGNQLIATSHTGKVGVWNAVTKHWQNQDVVPISSYDTAGSFLILGCNNGSIYYIDVQKFPLRMKDNDLLVTELYRDPTEDAITALSVYLTPKTSDSGNWIEIAYGTSSGTVRVIVQHPETVGSGPQLFQTFSVHRSPVTKIMLSEKHLISVCADNNHVRTWTVTRFRGMISTQPGSTPLTSFKILSLDDVDGHGGCSAGTEIGPYGERDDQQVFIQRVVPDTDKLYVRLSSNGKRVCEVRSVDGTSITAFMVHECEGSSRIGSRPRRYLFSGHGNGSIQMWDLTTAMEIAGKVDIRALGGPTEEELLELLDQCDLALTRTPDSTPRASTCSLHSQVSDSFRADRFRGSPGASGSSTSLSGSLPRQTPPPAPLNRLPRDAAPSASFQGLYGPFHLQGPAHHQSPSPQVPRYHPERDREAVRRGSFVERCQELAKGPEAAASSAFGTPPWSEGMRRSVAVCSELEARFSLRTPTSFTVSPGARYTPGTPSSMSASPLSSSSHRRATPTSPTSPASSIPSPSRSMTPASPRRGAAASPVDAAATPESPESPEATGVAAPSSPKPHMNETSF, from the exons ATGCTCATGCACGAGGCCGAGTTCTACGGGATCACGCCGCTGG tgcgaaagctgcagctgtgtgaCGAGTTGGACCGGTCCTCCTGCGGAAACGTTCTGTTCAACGGATACCTGCCTCCCCCAG TGTACCCAGCGAAGCGTCGGAACCGCCACAGCGTGGCCGGGTCTCAGTTCATggcgggccgggccgggccggcgGAGCGGGCGCCGGTCCGACGCAGCAACACGATGCCGCCCAACCTGGGGAACGCCGGGCTTCTGGGCCGGACCGGCGCCGAGGACAGGACGTCTGCAG GAGGATCGTCGGATCCCGGCATGGTCCGGATCATCTGCGGCCATCACAACTGGATCGCCGTGGCGTACGCTCAGTTTGTCGTCTGCTACAG GATGAAGGAATCCACCGGCTGGCAGCAGGTCTTCACCTCGCCGCGCCTCGACTGCGTGATCGACAGAGTCGCCCTCAACGCCAAAGTGTTGGGCGGGTCGCTGGGAGACAACGACAAGATGGTGGCCGTCGCCTCGGTGACGGAAATCATCCTCTGGTCCATCTGTCCCGACGGCAACGGGAACGAAATCG GCGTCTTCAGCCTCAACGTTCCGGCCGAGGCGCTCTTCTTCGTTGGTAACCAGCTGATCGCGACCAGCCACACTGGGAAGGTCGGTGTCTGGAACGCCGTCACCAAGCACTGGCAG AACCAGGATGTTGTTCCCATCAGCAGCTACGACACGGCCGGATCCTTCCTCATCCTGGGCTGCAACAACGGATCCATCTACTACATCG ACGTTCAGAAGTTCCCTCTGAGGATGAAGGACAACGACCTGCTGGTGACGGAGCTCTACAGGGACCCGACCGAGGACGCCATCACCGCCCTGAGTGTCTACCTAACCCCCAAAACCA GTGACAGCGGGAACTGGATCGAGATCGCGTACGGAACCAGTTCTGGTACGGTCCGGGTCATCGTCCAGCATCCGGAGACGGTCGGATCCGGTCCGCAGCTCTTCCAGACCTTCTCCGTCCACCGCAGTCCCGTCACCAAGATCATGCTCTCTGAGAAGCATCTCATCTCAG TCTGTGCGGACAACAACCACGTTCGGACCTGGACTGTGACCCGGTTCCGAGGGATGATCTCCACCCAGCCCGGGTCCACTCCGCTCACCTCCTTCAAGATCCTGAGTCTGGACGACGTGGACGGACACGGCGGCTGCAGCGCCGGAACCGAGATCG GTCCGTACGGGGAGCGGGACGACCAGCAGGTGTTCATCCAGAGAGTTGTTCCGGACACGGATAAGCTCTACGTCCGGCTGTCGTCAAACGGGAAGAG GGTGTGCGAGGTCCGGTCGGTGGACGGGACGTCCATCACAGCCTTCATGGTCCACGAGTGCGAGGGCTCGAGTCGCATTGGCTCGCGTCCGCGCCGCTACCTGTTCAGCGGCCACGGCAATGGCAGCATCCAGATGTGGGACCTGACCACGGCCATGGAGATCGCCGGGAAGGTCGACATCAGAG CTCTGGGCGGGCCGacggaggaggagctgctggagctgctggaccAGTGTGACCTGGCTCTGACTCGGACGCCCGACAGCACGCCCAGGGCCTCCACCTGCAG CCTCCACTCTCAAGTCAGCGACAGTTTCCGGGCCGACCGTTTCCGCGGTTCGCCCGGAGCGTCGGGGTCCTCCACCTCGCTGAGCGGCAGCCTCCCTCGGCAGACTCCGCCCCCGGCTCCACTCAACAGACTGCCCAGAGACGCCGCCCCCTCTGCCAGCTTTCAGGGCCTTTATGGCCCCTTCCACCTCCAGGGTCCCGCCCACCATCAGAGCCCGAGCCCCCAGGTGCCTCGGTACCACCCGGAGCGAGACCGGGAGGCAGTCCGGCGCGGCAGCTTCGTGGAGCGCTGCCAGGAACTGGCCAAGGGCCCCGAGGCGGCGGCCAGCTCGGCCTTCGGCACGCCGCCGTGGTCGGAGGGCATGAGGCGCAGCGTGGCGGTCTGCAGCGAGCTGGAGGCCAGGTTCAGCCTGCGGACCCCCACCAGCTTCACTGTGTCTCCCGGAGCCCGCTACACCCCAGGGACACCGTCCTCCATGTCCGCCTCccctctgtcctcctcctcGCACCGCAGGGCCACGCCCACCTCGCCCACTAGCCCTGCCTCCTCTATCCCCAGTCCAAGCCGCTCCATGACCCCTGCGTCCCCTCGCCGTGGCGCTGCGGCGTCGCCCGTTGATGCGGCGGCAACACCAGAGAGTCCGGAGAGTCCAGAGGCAACCGGAGTGGCGGCGCCGTCCAGCCCCAAACCACACATGAACGAGACCAGCTTCTGA